Proteins from a single region of Tamandua tetradactyla isolate mTamTet1 chromosome 12, mTamTet1.pri, whole genome shotgun sequence:
- the LOC143651435 gene encoding exocyst complex component 3-like protein 4 yields the protein MSLGWKGDRIFLKVKVRGRKRRVGSVGAGSDHRCEVPVVCHSLWFPPWHQVRGLAVRAPLRQLPQAACSTAEPGSRPLSSCPVTKMPLPWILTSGPELPSSQDPIQQLRPTRGPRPVSGTHCEDTARPRLGTFRRAFSWGNQRASVGDGAKDLGLFRRSSRLFQSFRWARDQGVVAVEVQVPTAPAVAPSPPASLRGMDGVSGQAPTGVGSEELGPESEGKSVADLITEWQLLAAFEQLQRLEKGLLAAKASRAFEQNPTDYGKRAWDVSMHYDRLGEEISAIVRETLALDGVDGAMLSELARVVRAEEEAHPVYSADGDFLCTPRRWRQRWEDAVQQSAQERVQSVAVSEAPGEAEGPSHLALLLAELGRVVRCDLQKVWRDVQPAYASAGFRAWETYLQAFHRAVAQRLRELAQDPRGCEQPYVLLDWATNVYSSSVLPGAPDLPLPSEPLPPLLPPDVWDRLENDYARFLEMKMTSCFENILQLEQSCWEAAEAPDVLQGLYHRPLSIDVHMLVDQHVEAARAVSAQLEATTLRICARAFGLFVPSFEKACVESGAVSEPYLGAYINACEQLRTSLPATFPGAFDELQQPLAAAICSFQKQLLQVLQRDAQPLFRVVCSKSWLTEDTLQPVMDKVVAFARRLSHVTPPCAQETLHELHRYVVREYLAQALRLCTCIWSCKRVTASQRMSQDSQAIDDTFRGLGSEATWLGTAIPCVADILGETNKDNIRSHLERLIWSYPDIRWEHIRAILALRGLGRLRNQRLWRHTQDLLRAEGPETTGTTRDRVLFGEIKAPVLGRPAVHWNGVLAALGSGLRSCCRIFPCCLRREGRYRVT from the exons ATGTCACTGGGATGGAAAGGGGATAGAATATTTCTGAAAGTGAAAGTAcgggggaggaagagaagggtgGGGTCAGTGGGTGCGGGTTCCGACCACAGGTGTGAAGTCCCTGTTGTTTGTCACTCGCTGTGGTTCCCTCCGTGGCACCAAGTCCGGGGTCTGGCTGTGAGGGCCCCACTCAGGCAGCTCCCCCAGGCAGCCTGTTCTACTGCGGAGCCAGGGTCTCGTCCACTTAGCAG CTGTCCTGTCACCAAGATGCCATTGCCCTGGATACTGACCTCTGGGCCCGAGCTGCCGAGCTCCCAGGACCCGATCCAACAGTTGCGTCCAACACGGGGTCCCAGACCTGTGAGCGGCACCCACTGCGAGGACACTGCGCGGCCCAGACTGGGCACCTTTCGGCGGGCTTTCTCCTGGGGAAACCAACGGGCCTCGGTTGGGGACGGTGCCAAGGACCTGGGCTTGTTCCGGCGCAGCTCCCGCTTATTCCAGTCCTTCCGATGGGCCCGGGACCAGGGTGTGGTTGCCGTGGAAGTTCAGGTTCCCACTGCCCCTGCGGTGGCCCCCAGCCCCCCGGCATCCTTGAGGGGCATGGACGGGGTCAGCGGGCAGGCACCAACTGGTGTCGGGTCTGAGGAACTAGGACCAGAATCAG AAGGCAAATCCGTGGCCGACCTCATCACTGAATGGCAGCTGCTGGCTGCCTTCGAACAGCTACAGCGCCTGGAGAAGGGGCTGCTGGCCGCCAAGGCCTCTCGCGCCTTTGAGCAGAACCCCACTGACTACGGGAAACGTGCCTGGGACGTGTCCATGCATTACGACAGGCTGGGTGAGGAGATCAGTGCCATTGTGCGTGAGACACTTGCACTAGACGGCGTAGATGGCGCTATGCTCAGCGAGCTGGCCCGCGTGGTGCGCGCCGAGGAGGAGGCCCACCCGGTGTACTCCGCAGACGGCGACTTCCTATGCACGCCGCGCCGCTGGCGCCAGCGCTGGGAGGACGCGGTGCAGCAGAGCGCACAGGAGCGCGTGCAAAGCGTAGCTGTGAGCGAGGCTCCAGGGGAAGCCGAGGGCCCTTCTCACTTGGCGCTGCTCCTGGCCGAACTCGGCCGCGTGGTCCGATGCGACCTGCAGAAGGTGTGGAGGGACGTGCAGCCAGCATACGCGTCCGCCGGCTTCCGGGCATGGGAGACCTACCTGCAAGCCTTCCACCGCGCCGTGGCCCAGCGCCTCCGGGAGCTCGCGCAGGACCCCCGTGGCTGCGAGCAGCCCTATGTCCTGCTGGATTGGGCCACCAACGTCTACAGCAG TTCTGTCTTACCGGGTGCTCCAGACCTGCCACTCCCCTCAGAGCCGCTACCTCCGCTGCTGCCACCAGACGTGTGGGATCGACTAGAGAACGACTATGCCAGATTCCTGGAG ATGAAGATGACCAGCTGCTTCGAAAACATCCTGCAGCTGGAGCAGAGCTGCTGGGAGGCCGCTGAGGCCCCCGACGTGCTGCAGGGCCTCTACCACCGTCCACTGTCCATCGATGTGCACATG CTCGTGGACCAGCACGTGGAGGCGGCCCGCGCTGTCTCGGCGCAGCTGGAGGCCACCACCTTGAGGATCTGCGCGAGGGCGTTCGGCCTCTTTGTGCCCAG TTTTGAAAAGGCTTGCGTGGAGTCGGGGGCGGTGAGCGAGCCGTACCTGGGCGCCTACATCAACGCCTGCGAGCAGCTGAG GACCAGTCTCCCGGCCACGTTCCCGGGAGCCTTTGACGAGCTGCAACAGCCCCTGGCAGCAGCCATCTGCAGCTTCCAGAAGCAGTTGCTCCAGGTCTTGCAGCGCGATGCACAG CCTCTGTTCAGGGTTGTGTGCAGCAAGTCCTGGCTGACAgaggacacgctgcagcctgtcATGGACAAGGTCGTGGCCTTTGCCCGTCGTCTGTCACATGTGACCCCACCGTGCGCACAG GAGACTCTGCACGAGCTGCACCGCTACGTGGTCCGCGAGTACCTGGCGCAGGCACTGAGGCTGTGCACGTGCATCTGGAGCTGTAAGCGTGTGACCGCCTCCCagaggatgagccaggactcccAGGCCATTGATGACACGTTCCGAGGCCTG GGCTCTGAGGCCACGTGGCTGGGCACGGCCATCCCGTGTGTGGCCGATATCCTGGGGGAGACGAACAAAGACAACATCAGGAGCCACCTGGAGAGGCTCATCTGGAGCTACCCGGACATCAG GTGGGAACACATTCGGGCCATCCTGGCACTGCGCGGACTGGGCCGGCTAAGGAACCAGCGCCTCTGGCGGCACACCCAGGACCTGTTGAGGGCGGAGGGCCCTGAGACCACCGGGACCACCAGGGACCGTGTGCTTTTTGGGGAGATCAAG GCCCCCGTCCTTGGGAGGCCCGCTGTACACTGGAACGGCGTCCTTGCTGCTCTGGGATCTGGTCTTAGATCTTGCTGCAGGATCTTTCCCTGCTGCCTGAGAAGGGAGGGACGCTATAGGGTCACC